Within Triticum dicoccoides isolate Atlit2015 ecotype Zavitan chromosome 1B, WEW_v2.0, whole genome shotgun sequence, the genomic segment TATGCACCCAGGACTTTCAAGGACGTTGTTGGGCAGAGCTTGGTTGTGCAGGCGCTGTCCAATGCCATTCTCAAGAGGAAGATTGGGTCCGTTTATGTCTTCTATGGGCCGCACGGTACAGGCAAAACATCGTGTGCTCGGGTGTTCGCCAAGGCGCTGAATTGCCATTCTCCTGAACACCCTAAGCCTTGCGACACATGTGCGTCTTGTATCACACACAATCTGGGAAAGAGTAGAAGTTTGGTGGAGATTGGGCCTGTTGGCAACATTGACCTGGACAGCATTGTGGATATCCTTGACAATGTGATGCTTTCGCCGCTACCGGCGCACCACAGGGTGTTCATCGTGGATGATTGCAACACACTGCCGCCTGACACGTGGAGTGTCATATCGAAGGTTGTCGAGCGTGCCCCTCGGCGCGTGGTTTTTGTTCTCATCAGCCCAAATCTCGATCTCCCACATATAATTATGTCAAGGTGCCAAAAGTTCTTCTTCCCCAAACTCAAGGAATGCGACATTGTCAACACTTTGCAGTGGATTTGTACTAGTGATGGCCTAGATGTCGATAGAGATGCCTTGAAGCTTATTGCTTCCCGGTCAGATGGGTCATTGAGGGATGCAGAGATGACCTTGGATCAATTGAGTTTGCTTGGGCAGAGAATTACAATGCCACTTGTTCAAGAACTTGTAAGTTTTCCAACAATGAGTCATAAGAATTACTTCTATATTAGGTAATATGGATAATTGGATAATTTCAGGCTAAATAAAAATGGCAAAGAATTCTGTAGCTTGGGAAGTTATTGCTTATATAACTCTGGAATATGTTGTGAAGCTGAATTAACTATATCATCGTCATACACTTCAAATTTCTCTTCCAATGTGTGTTCCCATTTTGGCATACTGTACAAAAGAGTTCAGTAAGTTAAGAGTCACAACTGGAAGCACCAAACACCTTTTTAGTAAAATACTTGTTTTTATCTCTCTAAATAACACATTCTTGCATTCTAAGTGTAGCGATATGATTGtcgtttcttttttttttgagtttttttaGGTTGGTTGTCGTTTTTAATACTTCGTTACCTGACAGGCTGGCTTGGTTTCTGATGATAAATTGGTAAATTTGCTTGATTTGGCACTATCTGCTGACACTGCAAACACGGTGAAAGCTTTGCGTGATATTACTGAGACAGGTGTTGAGCCTTTGTCCCTAATGTCTCAACTCGCCACAATAATAACTGACATCCTTGCTGGCACCTACACATTCACACAGGAAAGAATTCGAAGAAAATTCTTCAAACGTCCAACCTGTAAGCAACGATATTCcttttatctatttatttattacTTTGAAAGGATTTTACAGTAGGGGATAATTTGCCCTGAACCATGTATTACATGGAAGTCTACTACTGTAAATGTTCTGTTTTCACATTGTATTTTTTGTTGCATTGATTACAGTATCAAAGGAGGATATGGAAAAATTGCGACAGGCCTTGAAAACACTCTCTGAAGCTGAAAAACAGTTGAGGGTCTCAAATGATAAGATGACCTGGCTTACAGCTGCTCTGCTCCAGCTTGCTCCTGATAAACAGTATGTACTGCCAAGTTCATCGACAAGTACAAGTTTTAACCAGGGTTTGCCTACATACCCTGATGGTGATATAGCAAGGAACTCTGGTCCGCATGGGTTATCAAGAGCATCTGACCAAGAAAATCAGCAATACAGAAGAAATGCTAATCTGGGGATTTGTTCTAGCCATGTCACGGCAAACACTTACCATGGTGGAAGGGGACTCAGGGAACATACACCAGATGGCCATATGTTGTCAACAAGTGCTACCAGAATGAATGAAGGATCTAAATGTAGCAAAACTGACAACGAGATGATTTGGCAAGCTGTTCTAGAAAATGTTCAGTCAGATTCGTTGAGAAAAATGATGGCTAAAGAGGGACGGGTGATTTCTGTTAGCCTTGGCACAGGCAAGATTACCTCTTATGCCATTTCTGCCTGTATTATTTGTACACCTTGTCAAGATTTTCAGAATATGCCTATTGAAAACTTTGTTCTTATCATTGTTAAAGTGGTAAAATAGCTATTAGTGTAGAAGTGCAAGCAGTACTGCAGATATAAGATAATAATATATTAGAAGTGGTTTGCGTTTATATGTTAGTATTGGGTGACCATGTAATTTAGTGGAATTTGTTAACTTGGTTATGATCAGATGTATACATTGCTTCTAGGCACTGTCAGTCAACTATAGGCATGGAATATGTCATGCTAGTTCTTCAAGATTGCTAACAAAGTAACAAGTTTAAAACCATGTTAAAGTAAATCTAAAATTCATAAATAAAATGATAACTAACTAAACATTAAATTGTGCCATTGTAAGGATATTGTTTCGATTATCATTGTTCTTACAGTTTGTTCTTTTCTTCCTGCAGCACCAACTGTGCAGTTAATGTTCAGCTCTCGTGTGAATAAGTCCAAAGCCGAAAAGTCGAGGGGTCAAATTTTGCAAGCATTTGAGTCTGTTCTTTCTTCTGCTATAATACTTGAAATCCGATATGAATCGAAGGATGGCGGGGAAGATGTTGAGGATACATATTCCAACATCGCATTAACGAGGTCTTTCACGAAACATAGTTCAGTTTCTTCTGGAGGTGAGAATTTAGTTAGCAGGCTCCAGAAAGGCAGAGTAGCCCAGGGTACTAGCTCAAATCAGACAAGATGGATGCAATCTGATCCACACATATTGACTGAAGGTGAGATTATTGAAGTGGGCCCTTCTGAAATGGAATGGTACGGGGAACCAGATACTGGTGCAAATATACGTCCTCTGGGAGGAACAAATGAACATGATCAGCAAAAAAATATAGTAAGAGGTAAGGTATCTCTTGCTCATGTTATTAACAAGGCGGAAGCTTGTTCTCAACAAGGAGGCTGGTCAAGACAAAAAGGGATGTCAATAACAGAAAAGTTAGAGCAAGAGAATTTGTAAGTAATCACATACTACAACCAATTAAATCTGTTCATACACATTACTTTCAACTTTAGCATGCAATATTATAATGGAGCCTGGGTTATATCTTGTAATTTGGTTCAACATTATTGAAATGTGAGGAGTTCCCTTTTTGGATCCTAGAATATGATTATGGACTGTTTATCTATTTGCAGGAGATTAGAGCCTAGGTCGAGTCTGCTTTGTTGGAAAGCTTCAAGCACTACTAGACGGAAGGTAACGACCTGGGATCACACCAACTCAAAACTTCAGTCCTAGGGTAGTTTATATATTTTCATTCCCCTAAGTAACTTAAGCTTGGGCTCCATATAAGACACATGGCATGATAGTCGTCTCTTGAAAGGTAGTCATTTATATAAAATATAAGAAACAATTGCCATTAACCAAGGTTATATATGTTTTGCAACATATCAAGCCTGGATAGCTTGAAATTAACTTTTTTTGAAGAGTTATTCTCTTTCGGGATCACCATTCATAGTTTCATACCGTTGACTCACTGAAAATAGTAGTATGTATGCTTCCAAAAGACAATAAGTTAACTGTGGCTTCAAAGGGAGTGCTAAATGGAAACAGTAGAGTTCTTGGTAAAAGGATCATCATCAGCGTGAGATCTTAgtttaatactgtgtggaaagtggCTGTATGTCATGGGATACATGCATTTCTCATTGATCAAACGGTGATAGAAATATTTTAATTGAGGGAAGGTGATACAATATTTCCACTTGATGTTTATCTTGTCAGCTATACTTTCTCATCCTTGCTGAGTGACATCGTGTCATTTCGCTGCAGCTCTCAGCATTGAAGATAAGGACTCGAAGATCGCGAGCCCTATCAAGACTCGTCTTGTGCGGAAGGTGCATTTCAGTGAAATCTCCAAGATAACATGCCGCCCGCCGAGGTCCACCAGATTTTTCATGGAGCTAAATTGATCTCTGTGGCTGATTCTCTGTAATTGTAGCAACCTGTAAGAATGTAGGTCATTCTGTACATCGTTTAACTTTAACATGTAGAAGAATGAGAAATTTCCATCATGTCCATTCTTTTCCCTGAAATGGTTAGAAATGCCAACAGCAAGCCGTTGCCAGACTTTATGACACACCCGCAAGGTAGTACTAACATTATCATGCTAGGCGTTGCGCGGCACCGACTACGGAAGCACACACTTAAACCGTTATTACAGATAAACGAAAGCAAATCACGCGTGGTGCTAAATGCATATTGTCCTTTTGTTGGTCaccaaattacattgataaattaaCATTTAATCTTTGAGTGATTAGGAGGTATATACGCAGCTGAAAATAAAACTTGGTACTAACATACACTGCTAAAGACTGAGGATCTACCACTTGATTTGTTAATTTCTACTTCATGGAATGGCTATAGTGCTGATTAATGTGAGGTTCATGGTTACCCCTATTGATTGGGGTCGAAGGGCCACAAACACTACATAGCAGTTACCACATTATATATGAATCCCTaattatatactccctctgtcccaaaataactgACTTGACTTTGTAatagctttagtacaaagttagtataaacTCGAGTCActtaatttgggacggagggagtactccgtATGTGTTATATATTGTGTTCTCTCACCATCTTCGTGTCACGAAGGTTGAGACAAATAGGTGAGGGCCTTAACGATGAGATAACATGGGCTAGCAAACTACTCTGCTTCACGAGAAGATCCACATTAAGGAGGCTCAGGAGATGGGGTTCCTGCATTGCAGGATAAGACTTGTGCAGCACATCCTGAAAGTAAAGCCCACCTGTTGGATCACAGTAGCAGAGCAGCCGAGGTGAATCGCAGGGCAATTCTCCTTTGGCACGCACAGCAAGGCTAGCTAGGTAGCttccgtgcatgcatgcatgccaccaTGCCAATGGAGAAGCGCCCTGGGATTCACACGCCGCAACACATGGACAAGGGCCAACTTTTTGCTCTCCCTGCCTGCTTGGCTCAATGTTCTCAAGTTCTTGCGCTCGTTGGTGTAAacgttctgcttcttggcctcgctTATATACTGCAGGACCTGCCTCGGGATATGGATCTTCagacggcatatgctccgagtccgaTCGACTATTCCGGGGAAGGAGCTATCTTTCTTGCCGGTGGTGTCCTCATCGTTGCCCCCTTTGGAATGTGCTCCAGGAACAGGGTCCAACTGCCTTTTCCCAAGTATACATGGTGCAACGTTTCGACATAGAAAACCATTTTTTAGAGCTGAGCAGCACTGGGTGTGTATGTCTCGCGTCTCGCTGCAGCAGTGAAGCGTCAGTGAATTTGATGCCAGATATGAAGAGATTTTGTTCCGGGCATCTCGAGCTTGCTTTGCAGCCGAGCTGTTGCTGTTGAAAAAACTGATTTATGCGTTCTGTTAGCCCTTGGCGAGCCACGAACTTTTCTCATGGTCTGAGATGGTACATTCCGTTGGATCTTCTCTACTCGGTCAAGCTCATGCAAGTTGGTCGCTTTTCCTGACTGAAACACAATTGGCGTAAAGGGGTAGAGCTCTCCCGGACCAAGACTGTCTGCATGGAGCTGCCAGGTTTTGTGCTGGGAATGAAAATGAAATTTTCTACCAAATGAAATGTATTAATCTTTTGAAAGATTGGCATTTTTTTTATGAGACGTCCAGGTTTATATTCAGTCTGAGGCTGAAGCTACAATGTTCTCTGAACCTTCTTTTGACTTCTTGGCACTGTTATCTAAAGTTTAACAGCTATTGGTCTTCATAATGTAGACCAAGGGGCACGGGACTTGCCTTTCTTTTGTTTTATGAATTACTATTACTTACTcccccgtttcaaaatagatgacccaactttgtactaactttgtataaagttgagtcatctattttggaacggagggagtagttattactCCACTCGATGAAACTTATGAAACCATATATTAAAGAAATCCTGCTAGATCACAAAAGAAACAACATCCAACACCTGAAAGGATGTTGTTGCAGTTTAACATTCGATGCATAGGACAATGTAACACTGCACATCAACTTGGAAACAAGTGTGTCTTCTGTCTTAGCATCATGCCAAGgtttagagaaatccagagattcaGAGTTCAGGAAAGGTGACAGAGGAGCGAGCACAACACGACTAGTTAACCGTGCCACACCTCCTGTGCCTGGCGGTCCCCATCGACGGTCTTCATGGGACTGGGCTTCGAGTTAAAAGCCCGAAGAGCTTCTGTTAACCTCTTTGCAGTCAGCCCGTTGAATACATTTTGTTAGCTGCAATCTTCTTCAGGTTCTGTTACTAAATCCTTCAGGAAGGCCGTGACAGACAACTTGCCAGTCTGCTTCACTCTAAGTGATTTTACCATCAGTTTGGCAGAGTAGAAACTCCTAGTTTGCAGTTGAAGGAAGATCTGTCGGTTGAATCGTTTTCCCAATGTCTCTCATCCCAAAGGTACCGTCACATTTCCTTTTTCTCTCAAACATGTGAAACTTGGGTGGAAAGGATGGAAAATCCAACAGAAGACCGTAAAAATATGTGGTTTAGTTAGCTAGCATCACTACATGGGCTGCTTATTGCACATTACCGTCCGGATCTTGAGCATATATATATAGAGAAAAAGCACAATGCGTCACACAAGTAGATGTGTCTTTACTCACTGCATGAAAATTGTCCTGATTATATATTCACTTTAATTGTCTTGATTTTTCGACAAAGAGAATATATTAATATCGCggagataccaattacacccaACCTCTGCAACAACACAAT encodes:
- the LOC119349129 gene encoding protein STICHEL-like 4, which translates into the protein MPAPPESAAGGSSGEHLRAHAHLTNCIHLRHHHAHSHGSASGRRRSPPESSASLMRDLLAMQRSRSLRDPSTRRSVDSSSRVAAEPPEPEDPPAPGRGALKTLLDQLAEDPRPSRPAARRPRRRFRRGAGRRAAPAAGADAGGLDRAGAFSANSSSQEAVCGNRYFFGAGAGGDDSDGSEALQQRPRPQASQDSRNVCGIPWNWSRLHHRSKSILDMAGRSLSCGLSDPKSAAAARRSLAATSAASCGVYADGSRSHPHFPVTARLTSSTSSDSDSLPLLAEGTRNGIRAISRSFSGELGIFSNQSSELDSDLMSEARSGQKSRGSHRGRHRSLTQKYAPRTFKDVVGQSLVVQALSNAILKRKIGSVYVFYGPHGTGKTSCARVFAKALNCHSPEHPKPCDTCASCITHNLGKSRSLVEIGPVGNIDLDSIVDILDNVMLSPLPAHHRVFIVDDCNTLPPDTWSVISKVVERAPRRVVFVLISPNLDLPHIIMSRCQKFFFPKLKECDIVNTLQWICTSDGLDVDRDALKLIASRSDGSLRDAEMTLDQLSLLGQRITMPLVQELAGLVSDDKLVNLLDLALSADTANTVKALRDITETGVEPLSLMSQLATIITDILAGTYTFTQERIRRKFFKRPTLSKEDMEKLRQALKTLSEAEKQLRVSNDKMTWLTAALLQLAPDKQYVLPSSSTSTSFNQGLPTYPDGDIARNSGPHGLSRASDQENQQYRRNANLGICSSHVTANTYHGGRGLREHTPDGHMLSTSATRMNEGSKCSKTDNEMIWQAVLENVQSDSLRKMMAKEGRVISVSLGTAPTVQLMFSSRVNKSKAEKSRGQILQAFESVLSSAIILEIRYESKDGGEDVEDTYSNIALTRSFTKHSSVSSGGENLVSRLQKGRVAQGTSSNQTRWMQSDPHILTEGEIIEVGPSEMEWYGEPDTGANIRPLGGTNEHDQQKNIVRGKVSLAHVINKAEACSQQGGWSRQKGMSITEKLEQENLRLEPRSSLLCWKASSTTRRKLSALKIRTRRSRALSRLVLCGRCISVKSPR